Below is a genomic region from Acidobacteriota bacterium.
CCAACGAAGGCGTCGTACCCCTGACCGACGCCGCACTGGCGGCCGGCGTCGCGCTGTTGCTGCTGGCGATGGCCCCTCGGTTGACGGCCTCGAGGGGCGCCGGGCCGCTGGCAGCGGCGCTCTTCCTTTTTCTGGGAAATCCATCCCTGGCCCGCTACGGTGGCGTTCGCGTCCGCGGCCAGGGTGAGGCGTTTATCGCGGTATTCGTCACTGCGGCCGTCTGGTGTGCGCTGCGCGCCGCCGGATCGGCGCAGGTCACCCGACCAGTGAGGCGGGTGCTGGTCGCCGGCGTGTTGATCAGTGCGGCAGCGCTGGTCAAGTACCAGGCTGGCATCTTTGTCGTCGCGGTGTGGGCCGCGGTGTTTCTGCCGCCCGATCAGCAGGAACGCGCACCCGTGCCGCTTCGAGAGCGACTGATACTTGTCGGCTGGAGCGTGGTCGGCCTGGCCGTTCCGTTGCTCATGGTGCCGGTCGTGTTTGCCGCGCTCGGCGCGTTCCGCGACTTCTGGGATGCCACGGTGGCCTTTAACCTCGGCTACAGTCAGGCCACCTACGAAAGCCCCTTTGCGTTTGTGCGATTCCTGGCGACGTTTCCCGTGCGGCAGGCTCGCGTCGATGGTCTCTGGCTCCTCGGGGGTGCGGGGTCCCTCGTGGTGGCGTGGAAATGTGTCAGACGACCGTCTCTGACTGTGCCGCTGGTGTGGATCGCCGTCGCGTGTGTTGCGATTGCCGTCAACGGCAGCCGGGGACTTCCCCAGTATTTCATCCAGGCATCCCCGGCGCTGGCACTCGTGGCCGGGATCGCGGGCGCCGAAATCTGGGGGAAGATGCCACGTGCCAGCCGGTTGTTGCTGGTGGCCCTGGCGGTCTGGGCCGTGTCCCGGGTGGTGTCGATCCCGGACGGCGTCAACGCCACCACGTGGGACAGCGCCCGCCTTGTCGGCCGCATCGATGAAGCGACCTACCTGACACGGTTTGGCGGCCGGCCCGGAGACAAGTACTCGGTGCCCGATCTGCGGGACCTGGCATCACAGATCCGGGCGCGCACGGCGCCCGCCGACCCTGTGTATGTATTCGGGTTCTCTCCGGCCGCATACGTGTATGCCGAACGCCGGAGCGCCTCGCGGCTATTTTTTTCCACGCCGGTGGTGAGTGCGTTCGGCCAGCGTCACGCCGGTTATGGTTCGATCGGGTTGCTCGCCGATCTGCGCGGAACACCGCCGGCGCTGGTCGCGCTCCAGCGCGACGATGCGGGCCCGGGTGGAAAGGATTCGCGCGCGTGGTTTCTTGCCGATCCTCAACTCGGACCCTGGCTGTGGCAGCACTATCGACAGGTCGAGTCGCTGCCGCGATATGACCTCTGGGAACGCCGCTAGCGGCCAGGTCCGTTCACGACGTCGGGATGGCGCAGCGTGAGTTCCTCCGACCCGAATAGCAGGTGATTCACCGCCTCGACGCCCTGCATGAGTGCGTGGTCCTGGTTGGACACTTCGTACTTCCAGGCGCCAAACCTTCCCCGGCTCCAGATTCCATTTTCACGTAACGCCTCGTCAACGGTGTCGAGGATGTCGTCCCGGCCGATGAACGGCGTGGGGTACCCGTGCTCAAGCCGCTTCTGCCAGAGGCTCGCGACCGTGGCATCGGGCGGCATGAGTTCCTCTCCGCGGCAGGCAGCGAGAACGGCGGCGATCAAATCGTCCTGCCTGACGGGCCGACGCGGAGATTCGCTGACTTCGCACATCAGCGACCAGTACAGCCGGGCGTCAGGGACGTTGTTGGGAGAGTAGTTCGAGAAGACGGTAGCGCGATAGAACGGCACGTGTGGCTCTGGAAAGTACATCCAGCACTTCGTCGCCAGGTGACTGGGAATGGTGCCGCAGAGGCCGATGCCGACAACGTTCGTGGCCGAGTGCACCAACTGATCCCCCAACGTCGCGACCGGACCCAGACCCGGAAGATGTCGGAGGAGCAGGTCGAGCGGCATCGTCGAGATCAGGTAGTCATACGGGAGAACCGCGCCGTCTGTCGTGGAGACTTCCCGCCTGTCCAGGTTGATACCCGCCACACGTGTGTGCAGCAGGGCCGATCCTGAAGGCAGTCGTCGCCAGAGGGCGTTCCAGATGGCCCCAGTGCCGCCATGGATGGGAAACCGAAACCGTGTGTTGGGCCCCCACGAGACTTCCTGGCGCTGCTCAGCCCAATTCTTGAGAATCCGCTTGAGGTCCACGGTCGCGACACGCTCGCCGACCCACGTCGCACTCATCTCCGTCGGAGGATACGCCCACACCTTCTCGTTGTAGGGGACCAGAAAGACCTGGGCGAGCCCCTCACCGAACTGCTGCCGAATCCAGTCGTCGAAGGATGCGGGCGGCTCCAGGGGCTCACGGCTCGTGGCCCGGTCAACGAGCCCGTCGAGACAGGCAATCAGATCGTCGGGAGGCAGTTGCCAGATGTTGTTCTGGAGAGGATACGGAATGAAGCGCTTGCGCATCCGCACCCAGGCTTCCCGAACGTGATCCAGCCAGCCGTCGCGGAGCAGATCGTCCATCAGGCGATCAAAATACTCGTAGTGGGAGAACAGCACGTGGCCGCCGAGATCCCACGTGAACCCCTGAGGATCCAGGATGGACGTCGCCAGTCCGCCTGGCGCGGATTCGGCTTCGAGCAGTGTCCAGTTGCCACGACCCAGTTCGGTGAGCCGCCACGCCGCGCCCAGCCCGCAGGGACCGGCTCCCACAATCACAATGCGCGGGTCTGCGCTGGTCGCTCGCGGGGTCATCGGCGCGGGTCCTTCCCGGTTGGTGATGCCGCGTCCTGGGTGAATCGATACCGAAGGGTCTCGATCGCGGCCCGGGCGGCCTTTCGATACAGACGCCAGCTCGCGATGGACGAGGTCCCGGTCTGCCGAGGCTGATGCACCACGGGGAGATTCAGCACCCGCAGTTTCCGCCGCGCGTACTCCCCGGAGATCATGACATTCGGCGCGAAGGAGGTGGATGGAATCCGGTCGAGAAAATCTGCGAGCACGGACGTCCGCATCAGGCGATAGGGCACGTTTACATCAGCCACCGTCGCACCAAAGCACACCCGGACGATAGCCCTGGACACCGAACTGACGACGGCTCGGCCTGCCGACTGGGCCCGGTTCACCCGGATGCCGAAGACGCCGTCCCACCGCTCGCGTGCGCGCCAGAACGTCTCCAGATCGCCGGCACCCAATTCGCCGTCGCTGTCGACCTGGAACACCCAGTCCGCCGCCGACAGCGCCGCCCGGTACCCCGAGAGAATCGTCTGACCATGGCCGCTGTTCGACTTGTGCACAACGCAGACGCGGGCATCGGTCTGGCAGGCGTCGAGCGCGGCGCGTGTGCCATCGGTCGACCCGTCGTTGATCACCCGCAGTTGGGTGCGCGCCCCAAGTCTATCGAGGACATCGAGCCAGGCATCGATGACGCCGGAGATGCAGGCCTCTTCGTTGTAGACGGGCATCACGACGACCAGGTCGAGCCGCGGTCCGCCCTTAGTTCCCATGCCGTGCTCCACGCGCCGGGTGGCCCGCGCTCGGCTCACCAGCGGAACAGAATCGGTCTCGAAGTCCGAGGATGGCGTCACTGGTCGTCACGCGCCGCCTGCGTCCGCTCGAACAAGACGAGATCGGGCCACCGCCGCAGGAGCGTATACCCAGGCCCCAGGTCACCAGCCCGCTGCGCAGTATCAATCGTCGGCGACAATTCCGCCGTCAAGGGACCCAGCAGCAGAAACCGCACGTGGTGCTCCTGGACGAACCGGTCGAGCGATGCCAGGTCGGTCAGATAGCTGTGCGGAAACGCCTTTGCGTAGTTCTCATCGTAGAGCAGCCACGTGTCGTGCGGATAGAAGGCTCCGCCGGCGGGATCATCTGCCAGGTAATAGGACAAGTGGGTCGTGAACACCTGACGTGACCGTTCAATCCGGTGGCTGCGCAGGACGGCTGTGATTTCGTCATTCCTCACCTTCAGACGCGTCATGCGACCCCACGTGCGCCCGGCGTCGACCAGCGACGAGGCAGACAGGGCCAGTGCCAGCGCCACGACAATCGCCTTCGAGTACCGGGATTCCGATGGCGCGGCCAGCTGTACCAGAACCCTGCCCACCACGACGTACCACATCACCAGTTGGAACAGAATGGCCCTGTCCGTGTAGAACTTGGCCGCGAGCAGGAACGTCAGGGCGATCGCCGGCAGGGCGAGCACGGCCCAGCCTCGAGCCTCACGCCGCTTCGCGAGAATCGCGCCGGCGAGCAACAGCATCGCGCCGCCAATCTCGGTGAAGTAGCGGATCACGAAGATGGAGTACTGCTTGATGACCGCAGCGGGATTCTCGGTCAGGACTCTCACCAGCGTGTAGGACCGTGTCTTCTCGACGAAGTCGGAACCGACTCCGTAGTAGCCCATCGACACGCTTTTGATGTGCAGGTTGTAGAGCGGGTTGCCCTGCACAACGCCGCTCGCTACCAATTGCGGGGCGGCGGCGAGGACAAATCCTCCGAGCACCCACCAGATCGTCGATCGCCTTTCGGGTGCGAGGCCGAACATCACGGCCATCACAAGCGGCAGCAGCAGCAGGCTGTGGTACCGCACGAGGTAGCCGAGACCCAGGCAGACCCCGACGCCGATCGCGGCGCCGACGGAGGGCCGCCGCACGTACCGGGTTGCCACGAGCAGCCCCGCCACCATGAAGGCCGTCGCAAACAGGTCTGGCGTCTCGCCGGTCGCGGCAAAGAAGAATACAGCATCGATGGCGAGCAGCCCCTGCGCGAGGCGGCTGCCGGCCGCATCCCCGAAAGCGCCCCTGGTGAGCGCGGGCAGCATCGCGAGAATCGCCGCGCCGGACGCGGCCTGGATGAGTTTTCCGGACGTCAGAATGTTGCCGGTCACCTGGGTGACGGCGTTCAACGTCAACGGATAACCCATGCCGAGGAAACCGTTGGCGAACGCGGTCGGGACCCAGGCTCGCTGGGCGTCCGCGATCCAGATCATCTGGAAGAAGTCCGACAGAAACACGAAGCGGAGCAGCCACACGCCGACGCCGACATACACGGCCATCGCCACGCCGGGCAGCACCCAATCTCCGGTGCGACCGTTCCGAAAGGTCGTCGCTTTCATGATCGGATCTCGGCCGGAGATGCGTCGATGACCACCTCGGCGCCAGGTCGTCGTCTGGAACCAATGACCGAGAGCGCGATCGCGCCGACCAAGACCGTCAACCAGGACATCGCGACCAGGCCCATTCGTCGAGGGTACTCGATCTCCACCGAGTAGCTGCCGTCAGCCGGCGCGGAGAAGGCCAGTTGGCCACCTTCGTCGAACAGCGCGACGTCCCGGCCGCTCGCAGTTGCGGCCCAGGCGGGATAGTAGTGGGTCCGAATGACGACGTGATCTCTCGCACGCACGTCCTCCAGCGCCACCGTCGCCCCGAGTCCATCGTAGCGGGTGAGCCGCGCGCGGCCATTCGGTGTGACGACATCTCGGATGTCGGCATCCACGACGGCGTACTCCCGCCAGGGGTCGGCTCCCCACACCGGCGTGAACAGCGGACTCGCGTCAAGGTAGCGGATGGCAGGATCCGACCAGACGAACAGGTTCGCCACGCCCCATCGTCGCATCGTCTCGGCAAACTCCGCCGGCGGCGTATCAGCGATCGCGCGGCCGCGGAACGCCCCACCGGCGAGCGAGTGAGCGCGGAACGCGCTGCGGTGGAAACCATCCTGGGGCTGGCCGAAGAAACGCTTGCCTGTGGCGGCGGGCAGCAACGACTCGTAGTGGCTGTTGAACCTGGACCGTTCGCTCCGCGCGCCAGGCGTCGCTATCATGTTCCAGTGGGGGTTGTTCTCGAGCAGCACAGTTGCGCCACGAGCTCTGCTGATGTGCTCCACCAGCGCTTCGTTGAACGCGTTGACGTTTGGCAGATGCCAGACCCGGGTGAACGGCACAGCGACGAAGAGTCCCAGCACCAGCAGGACGGCCGGCGCGACGGCCGGCCGCGTCGGCAGCTTCGTCACGAAATACGCGAGCACCGGGGCGAGGACGAGAGGGTACAGATAGAGTTCGCGGGACAGCAGGATGCCAAGCTGGGGCGTATTCAAGCGCAGCATGAGCACGGTCGCCAGCGTAGCCCACGCGTAAAAGACCGGACGTGAACGGCGTGCCAATGCCACAGCCACCACAACCGGCAGCCAGATGTGGGCGGCGCCAACGTAGTCGTTGAACCAGCGCCATGGACGCGTCAGAATTTCGGTCGCGTAATAAGCATTCGTGACGAACCCGGCCCAGTCGAATGCCGGCGGTGCGGTCCAATACAGATTATTGGCGTGGAAGTACTCGGGGTACCTCAGGATTTCCCAGTGCAGGGGAAGTGCGCCGATGAAAGCGATGCTCAGCCCCGCCGCCGAAACACACGCGACGCGCCAACTGCGATAGAACAGCGCTTCGATCGCCAGCAGCACCGCGGCATACAGGTAGAACGCGGCGTGCGAATACAGCACCAGAGTCAACGCCGCGACGAGCAACGGGCCGCCCCATCGTCGGCCGAGACGCGCCGCGTGGCTTCCAGCCAGCGCCAATCCGGTAAAGCCCGCACCGGCCACGGAATTGGCCATGCCGCTGCGCATGATCGTGGCGAAATAGCCCGCCGTCAGCACGCACGCGATCCCGGTCGCCAGTCGCGTCATCTGGTCGTCACCGTCAAGCCTGATGTCGAGATAGACCGCAAGCGGGACAAGTACAGTGAACAGCGCGAGCAGGGCGTGAAACCCGAGCTCGGGGCCAAACAGCGAGAACGGCATGTAGGCTGTAACCGCCAGGCTCTGGCTGAAATCCGACGACGTATGGTAGCCCCCGAGGAAAGCCCAATTCCAACCCGTCAACGCGCCGTGCCGCAGGAGCTCGACACCGTTGGCGGTCAGCTGAAGCAGGCCTGGCCAGTCGTCGTAGAACGGAATCTGGGTCCAGGTAATCGGAGGAAACGCCGCCAGGAATGCGGCGGTCAGCAGTGCCAATCCCGCCGCCAGCGTGAATCCCGACATCCGACCGCCGTCAGCAGTCGCGTTCGGACGACGCCACCACCAGATGCCAAGAATCGTTGCAACGCCGAGCGCCGAACCGTACCAGGGGAGGCGCCAGCCATGCAGCGCCCCAGGCTCGGCGGCCCAGCGGGCCGTCGAGAGAAAGTTGATCCAGGCCACCGCGAGTGACACGACGAAGACCCCGAACCAGCGGAGTCTGCCACGCCATCCCAACCGCGCGGTGGTCTCCAATCGATCACCCTCTATTTGGCCGGCTTCGATTGCAGAGACTTCACCACGTCGGCGGTGATATCGATCGATGGCGCGCTGAAGATTACCCCAGCGGCGCCGCGTTCAAGCACGAGCTGATAGCCGAGCGCTGCCGCCATCGACTTGATGTGCGCCCGAATGCTGTCTTCCGTAAAACGGGTTCGGGTGGAGATCTCGCCCACCGCGCGCAGTTCCGCCTCCTGAAGGGCATCGCGCTTGCGCCGAATCTCCTGCAGCAAGTCCTGACGCGCCTGCGCCGTCATCGTACCGCTGCCCTCGGTGATCTTCATTTCGAGGGCGTGGACGTCAATTCTCTGCCGGTCGAGCTCCGCCATGCGCTTCGCGCGCAGGCTATCGATGGACTCCCCTGCAGCTCCTGACACCGCCCGCACGACGGCCGCCAGATCGACGACAGCAATCCGGGCCGGGGCGATTTTGCCGATTGAGGCGGGACTGGCGGCGCCTGGACGGGCGGGGCCCTGTGCCGTCGCACCTGCGATCGATAGCGTAAGCCCGACCGCGGCAAGTCCAAACACGAAGTGCTTGTTCACGTCATCCCCCTTGAAGCGGATCCGCCGAAGCCAGCAAGAACCTTCGGGCCGAAAGTGGCGAGATGCGGCTCAGCGGCGAACGCCCGGCCTTTCGGCCAGACAATCCCGTACGGCTAACGCCTGCGGACGCTGTGACCGATAGACCACACAGCCCGTGGTGCGGCCGCCTCATGCCAGTTCATGCAGGCGTAAGCCATGGCACAATTCGACTCGATTATGGCACAAGAACACGGTACAATTCTCGCATACAGTACAAGTCTCACTTGCTGGTTCGTGTTTTTTTCGCTTCAGCGAGATGTTCTCGAGGGCCGCCGTGTCCCGTTCCATACGTAACTCCTGTGGTGTGTTGTTTGCGGCCGTGATGGCGGCTGGTCTCGCCAGCCCGGCGTCTGCGCAGTTGGCGCCGGTGACGGGCACGACGACGCATGAGGTGGCCCGGGAGGACGCGTACTGGATCGAGGCCCCGTCGTACTCAGCGGCCTTCGATTTGACCAACGACGTCTACCTGGTGGTTTACAACACCTATTGGACGCCCAGCCAATCGCAGATCATGAAAGGCCTCTGGCTGGATGTCAACGGCAACCAGGTCGGGACCACGTTTACGATCGGGCCGGGCTTCGAGCCGCGCGTCATCTACGGGGCGGCCGACAATGCCTTCCTGCTGACCTATAACACCGGGAACTCGCGCAGCGCCATGTTCCTCCGGTATGCCGGGACCGGCGCCGCTACCAAGCTCACGCCGACGCCGCTGGTGCTCGGCCCGATGACGTGGAGCAAGTTGTCCTACGGCGAGGCCACCTATGTCCCAAGTACGGGGCTGTACCTGACGACATGGCGGGACGCGCCAGGGGGGCTGCCCTCTCAGGCCTACCTGCGGTCGATCAAGCTGGACGGCACGCTGGGGACGACCGTGGTGCTCAATACCAGGGTCGGTAATGGTGAAGCGCACGACTTCCCCGACGTCTCCTGCAGCCCCACCGAATGCCTCGCCTTTGGCCACTACTACAACGACGCGGCGCAGCGGTTTGGCAACTGGGGACGCTGGTTGGATTTGACCGGGACGCCGACCGGCGACATGTTCTACTTCGACATTGGCGGCCTGCACGACGACCAGCAGGTCGAGTACAGCCCGACGATCGGCAAGTACGTTCTGACGTGGATACTCGACATGGGCTGGCAGCGGGGCATGCTCCTGTCGGCGGGCGACACGAGCGGCACGGTCTTCGCCACCGGCTCGGCGAAGGGCCGCTTCACCACGATGCCGTACAACAGCGGCACCCAGACGTTTGTCAAGGTGATGGGCGGCTGGGACTGGCGGAGCTTCGCCCAGCAGCTGGATGCGACCGGTGCGCCGCTCGGGAGCGACGTACAGATCTCGAACGGGCCGACATCGGACGGTTGGACCGCCGCCGCCGCCAATCCGAAGCTGGGGCAGTTCCTCGCCGTCTATCGACACGACGTCACCAACCTGCGCGTCCTGCTCCTCCAGAGTGGTCTCGTCCAGCCGAGTTCCGGCTACCTGCTGTCAATCACGCAAACAGGTACCGGGTCCGGGACCGTCACGTCCGATTCCGGCGGCATCAACTGCGGGACCACCTGCAGCGCCACGTACGCGAACGGCACGGTTGTGACGCTGACGGCAACGGCGGCAAGCGACTCGGTGTTCGCCGGGTGGAGCGGAACCGGCTGCGCGAGCGGCAGTGTCACGATCACCGCTCCAACAACCTGCTCAGCGACGTTCAATCTGATCACGCAGTCGAGCTACACGCTGGCGGTCGCGAAGGCTGGCGCGGGCACGGGCACAGTGACGTCGAATCCAGGCACGATCAACTGCGGCACGACCTGCAGCGCCGTCTATGCCGGCGGAACGCAGGTGACCCTGACGGCAACACCTGCGACCGGATCACGGTTTGGCAGCTGGAGCGGCACGGGCTGTGCCGGCGGCAGCGTCACGGTCAACGCGAACATCACGTGCACGGCGACGTTCAACCTGATCGAGCCCTCAACGGGCGCGTTGAAACCGGTGGGCACGGGCTCGCAGATCATCGGCGAAACCACGGGCATCGACGCGTTCGACGTGGCATTCGATTCCACGATGCTGCAGTATCTGGTGGTGTGGAGCACGTGGAATCAAGAGGTCAAGGGTGTGCTCCTCAATTCGGCCGGCCAGGCCGCCGGAAGCGCGTTTGTAATCGCGAACGGACTCGCACCGCGCGTCGCATACAGCAGTGCAAGCGGCACGTACCTCGTCACGTATACGAGCGGCGCAACTCGCATGGCGCGTCCGGTGTCGCCTGTGGCTGGCGGCACGGCCACGCTCGGTACACCCTCGACACTCGGCAACCTGAGCTGGGTCTCAGGCAACGCGAACGCCGGCAGTTCAGCAGAGGTGCCCTCGTCGAACACGTTCCTCACGACCTGGTGGGATGGCGCGTCACACGTGATGATTCGCAGCATTGGCGAGAGTGGCCCGGTCGCCGCGGCCTCAACGCTCATCACGGAGACGGCGATACCGGAGTTGCCGGAGATCGCGTGCGGGCCAAGCGCATGCCTGGTTGTCGGCCGGACATGGACCAACGCCATCTGGGCTCGTTGGGTTGACCTCACCGGCACCGCGACCACGGCCCGCTTCGACATCGAATCTGGCGGCTCGAGTGCGCGCAGCATGGCTCGAGTGGCGTACAACTCAACCCAGACGACCTGGGTTGTCGCCTGGGTGCGGGACGACATTCCGCAGACAACCACCGTGGCGGCGGGCGCAGTGACGGCGGGCACAATCCAGCCGGTGGTCCCGAGCGGCACCGGATCGCAGCTCGATCTCGCGTTCAACAACGGGTTGGACGCATTCGGCATCGTGGCCCAAGGCGCGTCATCGGACATCTGGGCGCAGGGCCTCGACGGGGCTGGAACGCCGTTCAACGGAACAGTCCTCACAGCGTCGACTGTGCCGACCACGGATGGAATCCCGGCCCTGACGGCCAATCCGTCCGCAGGCCAGTTCCTGGTGGTCTACCGCCCAACTATCACGACGCTGCGGGTGCAACTGCTCGGCGAAGTGGCGTCCTCGGGCCTGGCCCCGTTCGGGGCATTCGACACGCCAGCCGATGGCGCAACCGGTCTCCAGGGATCCTTTGCGGTCACGGGCTGGGCGCTCGACGAAACGGGAATCGCTCGGGTGGAAATCTGGCGCGACCTCGTCAGCGGCGAGCCCTCAAGCAATGCCTACACCAGCGATCCGACTCATCCGGCCTACGGCAAGGTGTTCATCGCCAATCCGCTGTTCGTCGCCGGATCGCGACCCGATGTCGAAATCGCGTACAGCAACTATCCCAATGCCGCCCGCGCAGGTTGGGGCTACCTGCTCCTGTCGTGGGGGTTGTGGGGCCAGGTGGACTCCTCGAGTGCCATCACCTACAAGCTTTACGCATATGGGTACGACGTCAACGGGCTGAACACGCTACTCGGAAGCAAGACGATCACCGTCGACAACGCACACGCGACGAAACCGTTCGGTGCGATTGATACGCCGGGGTATGGCGCGACAGTGTCCGGGGCGTTCTATGGCTTCGGTTGGGCACTGACACCCAACAGGGCTTCATCCTGCTCGGTTGCAAACGGCAGCGTCCTCATGGGGATCGATTCCGGGCCGGCTGTTCCGGTGACCTACCTCGGCGCGCGATCAGACATTGCTGCGGCATTCCCGGGCTTCACCGACTCGAGCCACGCGGGAGGTTCCGTCTGGATCGATACGACGACGCTCAGCGACGGCGTGCACCTGATTGGATGGTTGGTGACCGACGGTTGCGGTGGCCAGGATGGCATCGGCAGCCGGTTCTTTACGGTGTCGAACGGCGCGGGTGCTGCGCGTGCCGCCCTCGGGGCGCCGGCAGCGGCCGCCCGCCGTTCAGCGCCAGCGGCCGTGGCCGTGGCCGCCGCGGCGGTCAGTGCCGAACCCCCCAGCGTCAAGATATCGGGGGGCGCCTGGCAACCGGTGGTGCCCGCCGGCGATGGCCCATCCGTGATCGAGGTTCGCCAGGGCGGCGCCATCGAGCTACGATTGCCGTCTGCCGGAGGTGGCTACACCGGCCATCAGGACATCCGTGGCGAGCGACGCCATCTCCCGCTGGGCTCCTCGCTTGACGCGGAAACCGGCGTGTTCTCCTGGCAGCCTGGGCCGGGATTCCTGGGGAACTTCGATCTGGTGTTCCTTGTTCAGGATCGCGAGGTGAGCCGCGTGCGCGTCGTTGTCAAGCCTGCAATACAGGGCGGGCTCGAGGCGCCTGACGCGGTCGGTGCTGCGGTCCCGGGCGATCGTTCGCCCGGTGCCGCTCGCTCACGCCCGCCGAAGGGGCCGATCAAGCGCGACTGACGCGTCGGCTCCAGACACGCGGAACTGATGCACATCTGTCACGTCACGGCTCATCTTCCTCCCGATCAGGCCGCCAACTCCCTGCTGCCTTTCCATCTCGGCACATGGGCCCGCGCAGCCGGGGACAGCATCGACTACATTGCCCATCCGCCTCGCACCGTGGACCCGAGCGGTACCGGAGCGACGGAATCTCAATTGGCGGTGCACGCCGCAGCGCTGCCAGGCAGCGTGACATGGGTGAAGGCGCGGCCACGATCCGGTGGAATCGCCCACGCGATTGGGCTGTCAGCCATCGCGGATGCCCGCCGCATGCGGGAGATGATCGCGCCGGTGGTAGCCGGTGCGGATATCGTGCACGTCCACAGCAATGGCCTGCTGCCGGAACTGGCAGCCTGGATCGCCGGGCGGCAGCGGAAGCCCGTCGTGATGACGCTCTATGGGACCGAGATCTGGCACTACCAACGCCGGTGGCCGCGTCCCGACTTGTTCACGCGCGCGTATCAGTCGGCGTCTCGCGTGACATTCTACAGCCGCGGGTTGCTGGACTACGCGGTGGGACGAGGACTCCAGCGAAAAGGGCTGAGTGTGATCTATCCGCCGGTGGCGGATCAGTTCGCCCGGCCTGACAGGGCGAAGCAACAGGCGGTCAGACGATCGCTGGGGATTGCCGAGCGGTTCGTCCTGTTGAACGTCAAACGCCTGCACCCGCTCGCGGGACAGCGGTACCTGATCGAGGCCATGCCGGCCGTGCTTCGGGACGCGCCCGACACAAGGCTCGTGATCTGCGGCACAGGCCCGCTCCGGAGCGAACTCGAGGAGCAGGCGAACGCGTTGGGCGTCGCCAGCCGCGTCACCTTTGCGGGACTGGTCGACAACCGATCGGTAGCGGACTATTACGCTGCAGCGGATCTGTTCGTCTTGCCATCGCTGCTCGAAGCGTGCCCGACCGTGGCGGTCGAAGCGCTCGCAAGCGGCACGCCCGTGCTGTCTGCCGATCATCCCGGAGGGGTTGAGCTGGCGAGTCTTTTCGGATCCGATGTGCTGGTCGTGCCTCGCGAGGATCCGGACGCCATCGCTCGTGCCATCGCTGCGTTTCTGCGCCACCCTGTCCGTGCCACCGCGGGAGCGGCGGCGGTCGTCGCGCGCGAGTTC
It encodes:
- a CDS encoding glycosyltransferase family 39 protein produces the protein MKATTFRNGRTGDWVLPGVAMAVYVGVGVWLLRFVFLSDFFQMIWIADAQRAWVPTAFANGFLGMGYPLTLNAVTQVTGNILTSGKLIQAASGAAILAMLPALTRGAFGDAAGSRLAQGLLAIDAVFFFAATGETPDLFATAFMVAGLLVATRYVRRPSVGAAIGVGVCLGLGYLVRYHSLLLLPLVMAVMFGLAPERRSTIWWVLGGFVLAAAPQLVASGVVQGNPLYNLHIKSVSMGYYGVGSDFVEKTRSYTLVRVLTENPAAVIKQYSIFVIRYFTEIGGAMLLLAGAILAKRREARGWAVLALPAIALTFLLAAKFYTDRAILFQLVMWYVVVGRVLVQLAAPSESRYSKAIVVALALALSASSLVDAGRTWGRMTRLKVRNDEITAVLRSHRIERSRQVFTTHLSYYLADDPAGGAFYPHDTWLLYDENYAKAFPHSYLTDLASLDRFVQEHHVRFLLLGPLTAELSPTIDTAQRAGDLGPGYTLLRRWPDLVLFERTQAARDDQ
- a CDS encoding OmpH family outer membrane protein; the protein is MNKHFVFGLAAVGLTLSIAGATAQGPARPGAASPASIGKIAPARIAVVDLAAVVRAVSGAAGESIDSLRAKRMAELDRQRIDVHALEMKITEGSGTMTAQARQDLLQEIRRKRDALQEAELRAVGEISTRTRFTEDSIRAHIKSMAAALGYQLVLERGAAGVIFSAPSIDITADVVKSLQSKPAK
- a CDS encoding glycosyltransferase family 2 protein produces the protein MGTKGGPRLDLVVVMPVYNEEACISGVIDAWLDVLDRLGARTQLRVINDGSTDGTRAALDACQTDARVCVVHKSNSGHGQTILSGYRAALSAADWVFQVDSDGELGAGDLETFWRARERWDGVFGIRVNRAQSAGRAVVSSVSRAIVRVCFGATVADVNVPYRLMRTSVLADFLDRIPSTSFAPNVMISGEYARRKLRVLNLPVVHQPRQTGTSSIASWRLYRKAARAAIETLRYRFTQDAASPTGKDPRR
- a CDS encoding glycosyltransferase codes for the protein MHICHVTAHLPPDQAANSLLPFHLGTWARAAGDSIDYIAHPPRTVDPSGTGATESQLAVHAAALPGSVTWVKARPRSGGIAHAIGLSAIADARRMREMIAPVVAGADIVHVHSNGLLPELAAWIAGRQRKPVVMTLYGTEIWHYQRRWPRPDLFTRAYQSASRVTFYSRGLLDYAVGRGLQRKGLSVIYPPVADQFARPDRAKQQAVRRSLGIAERFVLLNVKRLHPLAGQRYLIEAMPAVLRDAPDTRLVICGTGPLRSELEEQANALGVASRVTFAGLVDNRSVADYYAAADLFVLPSLLEACPTVAVEALASGTPVLSADHPGGVELASLFGSDVLVVPREDPDAIARAIAAFLRHPVRATAGAAAVVAREFSPGIVASRFAAVYQDVLTERR
- a CDS encoding FAD-dependent oxidoreductase, translated to MTPRATSADPRIVIVGAGPCGLGAAWRLTELGRGNWTLLEAESAPGGLATSILDPQGFTWDLGGHVLFSHYEYFDRLMDDLLRDGWLDHVREAWVRMRKRFIPYPLQNNIWQLPPDDLIACLDGLVDRATSREPLEPPASFDDWIRQQFGEGLAQVFLVPYNEKVWAYPPTEMSATWVGERVATVDLKRILKNWAEQRQEVSWGPNTRFRFPIHGGTGAIWNALWRRLPSGSALLHTRVAGINLDRREVSTTDGAVLPYDYLISTMPLDLLLRHLPGLGPVATLGDQLVHSATNVVGIGLCGTIPSHLATKCWMYFPEPHVPFYRATVFSNYSPNNVPDARLYWSLMCEVSESPRRPVRQDDLIAAVLAACRGEELMPPDATVASLWQKRLEHGYPTPFIGRDDILDTVDEALRENGIWSRGRFGAWKYEVSNQDHALMQGVEAVNHLLFGSEELTLRHPDVVNGPGR